Proteins found in one Streptomyces sp. NBC_00461 genomic segment:
- a CDS encoding FAD-binding oxidoreductase, with product MSSTAAQAARKELADFSGELIGPEDSGYEQARAVYNAMIDRRPALLARCADADAVARVIGFARAHDLPLAVRGGGHHGAGLGTVDGGVVADLSPMKDIYVDPAARTVRVGGGCVWGEVDRATNPHGLATPSGIVSTTGVGGLALGGGLGHLTRRCGLTIDNILAADVVLADGQQVRASADENSDLFWAIRGGGGNFGVVTSFEFRLHEVSTVVAGPTFWPVEVSPEVLSAYRDFLPNAPRELNAFFLYGTVPPAPPFPEDIQMRKTAGVVWCYVGDDTEAAAREMAPLLDALPTPMLHAVGPMPHPDLQGMFDGLYPPGHQWYWRADFVNEIPDEAVQLHAKFGAEAPTVQSTMHLYPIDGAAHDVGPDETPWAYRGAQWSTVYAGVDPDPANADLVKRWTVDYFEALHPYSAGGAYVNMMMDEGQDRVRASYGGNYDRLAQVKADRDPDNVFRLNQNIRPS from the coding sequence ATGTCCAGTACAGCGGCCCAGGCAGCGCGCAAGGAACTGGCCGACTTCTCCGGAGAACTGATCGGACCCGAGGACTCCGGCTACGAACAGGCCCGCGCCGTCTACAACGCCATGATCGACCGGCGTCCCGCACTCCTCGCACGCTGCGCCGACGCGGACGCCGTCGCCCGCGTGATCGGCTTCGCCCGGGCGCACGACCTGCCCCTCGCCGTCCGCGGCGGCGGACACCACGGCGCCGGTCTCGGCACCGTCGACGGCGGCGTCGTGGCCGACCTGTCGCCCATGAAGGACATTTACGTCGACCCTGCCGCCCGCACCGTCCGGGTCGGCGGCGGCTGCGTGTGGGGCGAGGTGGACCGCGCCACCAACCCGCACGGCCTCGCCACCCCCAGCGGCATCGTGTCCACCACCGGCGTCGGCGGCCTCGCCCTCGGCGGCGGCCTGGGCCACCTGACCCGCAGGTGCGGCCTGACCATCGACAACATCCTCGCCGCCGACGTCGTCCTGGCCGACGGGCAGCAGGTGCGCGCGAGCGCCGACGAGAACTCCGACCTGTTCTGGGCGATCCGCGGAGGAGGCGGCAACTTCGGCGTCGTCACCTCGTTCGAGTTCCGGCTGCACGAGGTCAGCACGGTCGTCGCCGGTCCGACCTTCTGGCCCGTCGAGGTCAGCCCCGAAGTCCTCAGCGCCTACCGGGACTTCCTCCCGAACGCCCCGCGCGAGCTCAACGCCTTCTTCCTGTACGGCACCGTCCCGCCGGCCCCGCCGTTCCCCGAGGACATCCAGATGCGCAAGACGGCCGGCGTCGTCTGGTGCTACGTCGGAGACGACACCGAGGCCGCCGCACGCGAGATGGCCCCGCTGCTCGACGCCCTGCCGACGCCGATGCTGCACGCGGTCGGCCCGATGCCCCACCCCGACCTTCAGGGCATGTTCGACGGGCTCTACCCTCCGGGCCACCAGTGGTACTGGCGCGCCGACTTCGTCAACGAGATCCCGGACGAGGCCGTCCAACTGCACGCCAAGTTCGGTGCCGAGGCTCCGACGGTCCAGTCGACCATGCACCTGTACCCGATCGACGGCGCCGCCCACGACGTGGGCCCCGACGAGACCCCCTGGGCCTACCGCGGCGCCCAGTGGTCCACCGTCTACGCCGGTGTCGACCCCGACCCGGCCAACGCGGACCTCGTCAAGCGGTGGACCGTCGACTACTTCGAGGCCCTGCACCCGTACTCGGCGGGCGGCGCCTACGTGAACATGATGATGGACGAGGGCCAGGACCGCGTCCGCGCCAGCTACGGCGGCAACTACGACCGCCTGGCCCAGGTCAAGGCCGACCGCGACCCGGACAACGTGTTCCGCCTCAACCAGAACATCCGGCCGAGCTGA
- a CDS encoding Lrp/AsnC family transcriptional regulator translates to MAVDELDTRILRLLMERPRTSMREYARVLGVARGTLQARLDRLERDGVITGTGPTLSPAALGHPVLAFVHIEVTQGNLDDVGDALAAVPEIVEAFSITGGGDLLTRVVARDNAHLEDVIQKLISLPGVVRTRTEVALRERVPQRLLPLVEAIGRAARK, encoded by the coding sequence ATGGCCGTCGACGAACTCGACACCCGCATCCTGCGGCTGCTGATGGAGCGGCCGCGCACCAGCATGCGCGAGTACGCCCGTGTCCTCGGCGTCGCCCGCGGCACCCTGCAGGCCCGCCTCGACCGGCTGGAACGGGACGGCGTGATCACCGGCACGGGTCCGACGCTCTCGCCGGCCGCGCTCGGACACCCGGTGCTCGCGTTCGTGCACATCGAGGTCACCCAGGGGAATCTGGACGACGTGGGGGACGCGCTGGCCGCGGTGCCGGAGATCGTGGAGGCCTTCTCGATCACGGGCGGCGGGGATCTGCTGACCCGGGTCGTGGCACGCGACAACGCCCATCTGGAGGACGTGATCCAGAAGCTGATCAGCCTGCCCGGCGTCGTCCGCACCCGCACCGAGGTGGCCCTGCGCGAGCGCGTCCCGCAGCGGCTGCTGCCGCTGGTCGAGGCGATCGGGCGGGCGGCACGGAAGTGA
- a CDS encoding FUSC family protein, translating to MLKRVFVAPDPGRTRLRFAARAVLGIGLAVVVCDLAGLSLAGAVTGGLAALLALFTVSDATVRGQAVTTALLPAVGLPVFTAAAQLHDHPVARDLTFLAVIGVGVYARRWGPRGHSLGVFAFMTFFVAQFLHATTDRLPELYAAVILSLLTASAVRFGLWCYEAQLPPAPVPAPPAGTGLARVTTRQAVQATAGAGFALVVGQLVSGQRWYWAVGATWWIFVNTASRGETLVRGFRRVLGTVIGIGLGLLIAVPVHGAAAPTAVLLAVCVFGIFYTAAVSYTWMMLSVTLLAELLYGLLGVLNPALLALRLAETGVGALGAALAVLFVLPVTTHTVTDVWIQRALRCVHACTAEAAARLAGSATADPAPRVAELDQLLGRVRFSVAPLVHPLNPMLGRKRRARRVLALLDDCARETRGLVAVAADPEASHDARLAAACWRVEAAVEALTGGGGNQVPATTDSPAAEPALAHLHGLERALMELATPLRTPSGSPLVGA from the coding sequence GTGCTGAAGAGGGTGTTCGTGGCTCCGGACCCGGGGCGCACACGGCTGCGTTTCGCCGCGCGGGCCGTGCTCGGCATCGGACTCGCGGTCGTCGTCTGCGATCTGGCCGGACTCTCCCTCGCCGGAGCCGTTACCGGCGGCCTCGCCGCGCTGCTCGCCCTGTTCACCGTCTCCGACGCCACGGTCCGGGGGCAGGCCGTCACCACCGCGCTGCTGCCCGCCGTCGGTCTGCCCGTGTTCACCGCCGCGGCCCAGCTGCACGACCATCCCGTGGCCCGCGACCTCACCTTCCTCGCCGTCATCGGCGTGGGCGTGTACGCGCGCCGCTGGGGCCCGCGCGGGCACAGCCTCGGCGTGTTCGCGTTCATGACCTTCTTCGTGGCGCAGTTCCTGCACGCGACCACGGACCGGCTGCCCGAGCTGTACGCCGCCGTGATCCTGTCCCTGCTCACCGCATCCGCCGTGCGGTTCGGCCTGTGGTGCTACGAGGCCCAGCTGCCCCCGGCGCCCGTGCCCGCCCCGCCCGCCGGCACCGGCCTTGCCCGCGTCACCACGCGCCAGGCCGTCCAGGCCACCGCCGGCGCGGGCTTCGCCCTCGTCGTGGGCCAGCTGGTGTCGGGACAGCGCTGGTACTGGGCCGTCGGCGCCACCTGGTGGATCTTCGTCAACACCGCCTCGCGCGGCGAGACCCTGGTCCGGGGCTTCCGCCGGGTCCTCGGCACGGTGATCGGCATCGGCCTCGGCCTGTTGATCGCCGTCCCCGTGCACGGAGCGGCCGCCCCCACGGCCGTACTCCTCGCCGTCTGCGTTTTCGGCATCTTCTACACGGCCGCGGTGTCGTACACGTGGATGATGCTCTCGGTCACGCTCCTCGCCGAACTCCTCTACGGCCTCCTGGGCGTGCTGAACCCGGCCCTGCTCGCCCTGCGCCTCGCCGAGACAGGCGTCGGCGCGCTCGGTGCCGCACTCGCCGTGCTCTTCGTCCTGCCGGTCACCACGCACACCGTCACCGACGTCTGGATCCAGCGCGCCCTGCGCTGCGTCCACGCGTGCACGGCCGAGGCAGCCGCGCGCCTGGCCGGTTCCGCGACGGCCGACCCGGCGCCACGGGTCGCGGAACTGGACCAGTTGCTGGGCCGCGTGCGGTTCTCGGTCGCACCCCTGGTCCACCCGCTCAACCCGATGCTCGGCCGCAAGCGACGCGCCCGCCGCGTACTCGCTCTCCTCGACGACTGCGCCCGCGAGACCCGAGGCCTGGTCGCCGTCGCGGCCGACCCGGAGGCCTCCCACGACGCCCGCCTGGCAGCCGCCTGCTGGCGCGTGGAGGCAGCGGTCGAGGCGCTCACGGGAGGCGGCGGCAACCAGGTCCCCGCCACCACCGACTCGCCTGCCGCCGAACCCGCTCTGGCTCACCTTCACGGCCTGGAACGGGCCCTCATGGAACTCGCCACCCCTCTGCGGACGCCGTCGGGCTCACCGCTCGTGGGTGCGTGA
- a CDS encoding lactonase family protein: MTDGGGRRRRAFIGSFTAAGGSGIVTAAVAADSGALTALSSVDGVPDPSYLALAPDARTLYAVSETAEGAVAAYRVTGNRPARSGAPVPVGGSGPTHLSVHDGHVLTANYGSGSVTAVPVRADGTLAGAASDVFQHRGSGPHTQRQQGPHAHQVQSDPSGRWAVSVDLGTDSVRVCTLTDGRLELHREVALRPGCGPRHLAFHPAGTHAYVLNELTPTVTVCRWDAADGTLEPLTERHVLPDGPAGDAYPSGIVAAPDGRFVWTATRGEDVLSTFAVEGDELRLVGTVPCGGHWPRAIAESAGFLYVANERSGEVAWFAVDPGTGLPRYEGALTAPAASCVIFG; encoded by the coding sequence GTGACAGACGGCGGCGGGCGGCGACGACGGGCCTTCATCGGGTCGTTCACGGCAGCGGGAGGCAGCGGGATCGTGACGGCGGCCGTGGCCGCGGACAGCGGCGCCCTGACCGCCCTGAGCAGCGTGGACGGCGTGCCCGACCCCTCGTACCTGGCGCTGGCGCCCGACGCGCGGACCCTTTACGCGGTCAGCGAGACGGCTGAGGGCGCGGTGGCCGCGTACCGGGTCACGGGGAACCGGCCGGCGAGGTCCGGTGCACCGGTGCCGGTCGGCGGCAGCGGCCCCACGCACCTGAGCGTCCACGACGGCCACGTCCTGACCGCCAACTACGGCTCCGGCAGTGTCACCGCGGTGCCCGTCCGCGCCGACGGCACCCTCGCGGGCGCCGCCTCCGACGTCTTCCAGCACCGGGGCTCGGGCCCGCACACCCAGCGCCAGCAGGGGCCGCACGCCCACCAGGTGCAGTCCGACCCGAGCGGGCGGTGGGCCGTCAGCGTCGACCTCGGCACGGACTCGGTCCGGGTGTGCACCCTGACGGACGGCCGCCTCGAACTGCACCGGGAAGTCGCCCTGCGCCCCGGCTGCGGACCCCGCCACCTGGCCTTCCACCCGGCCGGCACGCACGCGTACGTGCTCAACGAACTGACGCCGACCGTCACCGTCTGCCGCTGGGACGCCGCCGACGGCACCCTGGAGCCGCTGACCGAGCGCCACGTGCTGCCCGACGGCCCGGCCGGCGACGCCTATCCGTCCGGCATCGTCGCCGCGCCCGACGGCCGCTTCGTGTGGACCGCCACCCGCGGTGAGGACGTACTGTCCACGTTCGCCGTCGAGGGGGACGAACTACGGCTGGTCGGCACGGTCCCCTGCGGCGGCCACTGGCCCCGCGCGATCGCCGAGTCGGCGGGATTCCTCTACGTCGCGAACGAACGCTCCGGCGAGGTGGCCTGGTTCGCCGTCGACCCCGGCACGGGCCTGCCACGCTACGAGGGCGCGCTCACGGCCCCCGCCGCATCCTGCGTGATCTTCGGCTGA
- a CDS encoding sirohydrochlorin chelatase has translation MSSPTGPASGLPVRMPRPRQPGRHRRPEPLAAPEGAPALVLAVPGTPGAATRSLAEEVVSIARSELPGLDARIGYLDGDEAEFPALQAVLAHAAEERAARFEHARAAGLDVKEPEGPVAVVVPLLAGPDGALLRRIRQAVMDSRVAADLTDVLGPHPLLAEALHVRLSEAGLARADRARLFTVATAADGIILASVGGDEAVQTAGITGMLLAARLAVPVMAAALDQDGSIAAIAEQLRASGSQQLALAPYLIGPEIDAGLIEEAAKEAGCPAAEALGPYPAIGKLALAKYTTALGIAPPQPQGAPVR, from the coding sequence ATGAGCTCCCCCACTGGGCCCGCGTCCGGCCTGCCAGTACGAATGCCGCGACCTCGCCAGCCCGGGCGGCACCGCCGACCCGAGCCGTTGGCGGCTCCCGAGGGCGCGCCCGCGCTCGTCCTCGCGGTACCGGGCACTCCCGGCGCCGCCACGCGCAGCCTCGCCGAGGAAGTCGTGAGCATCGCCCGCTCCGAGCTTCCCGGTCTGGACGCGCGGATCGGGTACCTCGACGGGGACGAGGCGGAGTTCCCCGCGCTTCAGGCCGTGCTCGCGCACGCCGCCGAGGAGCGTGCGGCCCGCTTCGAGCACGCCAGGGCCGCCGGTCTGGACGTCAAGGAGCCCGAGGGCCCCGTCGCCGTCGTCGTGCCTCTGCTGGCCGGCCCGGACGGCGCGCTGCTGCGCCGTATCCGCCAGGCCGTGATGGACAGCCGCGTCGCGGCCGATCTGACCGATGTGCTGGGCCCGCACCCGCTGCTCGCCGAGGCGCTGCACGTGCGGCTGTCGGAGGCCGGTCTGGCCCGCGCGGACCGGGCCCGGCTGTTCACCGTGGCGACCGCCGCGGACGGCATCATCCTGGCGTCGGTGGGCGGTGACGAGGCCGTTCAGACAGCCGGGATCACCGGCATGCTGCTCGCCGCACGTCTCGCCGTGCCGGTGATGGCGGCGGCGCTGGACCAGGACGGCTCGATCGCGGCCATCGCCGAGCAGCTGCGTGCCTCGGGCTCGCAGCAGCTGGCCCTCGCGCCGTATCTGATAGGGCCGGAGATCGACGCGGGCCTGATCGAGGAGGCGGCCAAGGAGGCGGGCTGCCCGGCCGCCGAGGCGCTCGGCCCCTACCCGGCGATCGGCAAGCTCGCGCTGGCCAAGTACACGACGGCGCTGGGCATCGCCCCGCCCCAGCCACAGGGCGCGCCGGTCCGCTGA
- a CDS encoding N-acetylglucosamine kinase yields MLAVDSGGSGLRVAVKNTERGLLAERESREPVRTGARGIDPGHLMAQLVPMVRALTEGTGVSALSAAVVGAAGLATLGDALRAELPGALGREFGIRAVALAADAVTAYVGALGPRAGAVVAAGTGLIAVGTDLARWRRADGWGHLLGDCGSGAWIGRAGLEAALRAYDGRPGGSAGLLARAEEMFGPMPGLPGLLYPRQDRPAVLASFAPHVAACADGDPVAAGILRAAAGHMAESAAAVCPAAGEPRVAVTGGLFRMGDPLLVPLKEELSRRLPHAALVPAAGDPLAGSVRMADDLAAGVLTLPGDEAMLCVVTGTGDRSRATNLV; encoded by the coding sequence ATCCTCGCGGTCGACTCCGGAGGCTCCGGACTGCGCGTCGCCGTCAAGAACACGGAGCGTGGTCTGCTCGCGGAGCGGGAGTCGCGGGAGCCGGTGCGTACCGGAGCCCGGGGCATCGACCCCGGGCATCTCATGGCCCAACTGGTGCCGATGGTGCGGGCGTTGACCGAGGGGACCGGTGTTTCCGCGCTGAGCGCGGCCGTCGTGGGTGCCGCCGGGCTCGCCACGCTGGGTGACGCCCTGCGCGCCGAACTCCCCGGTGCGCTGGGGCGGGAGTTCGGCATCCGTGCCGTCGCCCTCGCCGCCGACGCCGTCACCGCCTATGTGGGCGCCCTCGGGCCACGTGCCGGTGCCGTGGTCGCCGCCGGCACGGGCCTGATCGCCGTCGGCACGGACCTGGCGCGCTGGCGCCGCGCGGACGGCTGGGGTCATCTGCTGGGCGACTGCGGCAGCGGTGCCTGGATCGGGCGAGCCGGACTGGAGGCGGCTCTGCGGGCGTACGACGGGCGTCCCGGCGGTTCGGCCGGGCTGCTGGCCCGCGCCGAGGAGATGTTCGGCCCGATGCCGGGGCTGCCGGGGCTGCTCTACCCGCGCCAGGACCGTCCTGCCGTCCTCGCCTCCTTCGCGCCCCACGTGGCCGCCTGTGCCGACGGCGATCCGGTCGCCGCGGGCATCCTGCGGGCGGCGGCCGGGCACATGGCCGAGTCGGCGGCCGCGGTCTGCCCGGCCGCGGGAGAGCCCCGGGTGGCCGTCACGGGCGGCCTGTTCAGGATGGGCGACCCGTTGCTCGTCCCGCTGAAGGAGGAGTTGTCGCGGCGGCTGCCGCACGCTGCGCTGGTACCGGCCGCCGGTGATCCCCTGGCGGGCTCGGTGCGGATGGCCGACGACCTCGCGGCGGGGGTGCTCACTCTCCCGGGTGATGAGGCGATGCTGTGTGTGGTGACCGGGACGGGGGACCGCTCCCGGGCCACCAATCTTGTCTGA
- a CDS encoding uracil-DNA glycosylase: MAPRPLHEIVEAGWAKALEPVAGRIAEMGDFLRAEIAAGRTYLPAGANVLRAFQQPFDDVRVLIVGQDPYPTPGHAVGLSFSVAPEVRPLPGSLLNIFRELNTDLGLAQPSNGDLTPWTQQGVLLLNRALTTAPRKPAAHRGKGWEEVTEQAIRALAGRGKPLVSVLWGRDARNLRPLLGSLPSVESSHPSPMSADRGFFGSRPFSRANDLLVGQGGQPVDWRLP, from the coding sequence GTGGCACCACGACCGTTGCATGAAATCGTCGAAGCGGGCTGGGCGAAGGCCCTGGAACCCGTCGCCGGACGCATCGCCGAGATGGGTGACTTCCTGCGCGCGGAGATCGCCGCCGGAAGAACCTACCTTCCGGCCGGCGCGAATGTTCTGCGGGCCTTCCAACAACCCTTCGACGACGTACGGGTACTGATCGTCGGTCAGGACCCGTATCCGACGCCGGGGCACGCGGTGGGGCTGTCGTTCTCGGTGGCGCCCGAGGTTCGTCCGCTGCCCGGCAGTCTGCTCAACATCTTCCGCGAGCTGAACACCGACCTGGGGCTCGCGCAGCCGTCCAACGGCGACCTGACGCCGTGGACGCAGCAGGGTGTGCTGTTGCTCAACAGGGCGCTGACCACCGCGCCGCGCAAGCCCGCCGCGCACCGAGGCAAGGGCTGGGAGGAGGTCACCGAGCAGGCCATCCGCGCCCTGGCCGGGCGCGGGAAGCCCCTGGTGTCCGTCCTGTGGGGCCGGGACGCCCGCAATCTGCGCCCGCTACTGGGCAGCCTCCCGTCCGTGGAGTCCTCCCACCCCTCCCCCATGTCGGCCGACCGCGGCTTCTTCGGCTCGCGCCCGTTCAGCCGGGCCAACGACCTGCTGGTCGGACAGGGCGGACAGCCGGTGGACTGGCGTCTGCCGTGA
- a CDS encoding WD40/YVTN/BNR-like repeat-containing protein codes for MTEVLLAVGTRKGLFIGRRRGGTWEFDDSPYFNAQAVYSVAVDTRGDRPRLLAGGDSAHWGPSVFHSDDLGRTWTEPTRPAVKFPKDTGASLERVWQLHPAAAEEDVVYAGTEPAALYRSEDRGETFELVRPLWEHPTRSKWVPGGGGEGLHTVLTDRRDPQAVTVAVSTAGVFRTSDGGASWAPSNSGVSAVFLPDPNPEFGQCVHKVARDAANPDRLYLQNHWGVYRSDDAGAHWTDIGEGLPSTFGFAAATHPHRGDTAYVFPINADADRVPADHRCRVFRTADAGKSWEPLTAGLPQEDHYGTVLRDAMCTDGADPAGVYFGNRNGEVYASADDGDSWRQLASHLPDVLCVRAAVVG; via the coding sequence ATGACCGAGGTACTGCTCGCCGTGGGCACGCGCAAAGGCCTGTTCATCGGGCGTCGGCGCGGTGGCACATGGGAGTTCGACGACAGCCCTTACTTCAACGCACAGGCGGTGTACTCGGTCGCCGTCGACACCCGCGGGGACCGTCCGCGTCTGCTGGCCGGCGGTGACAGCGCCCACTGGGGCCCGTCCGTCTTCCACTCCGACGACCTGGGCCGCACCTGGACGGAACCGACCCGGCCGGCCGTCAAGTTCCCCAAGGACACGGGGGCTTCGCTGGAGCGGGTGTGGCAGCTGCACCCGGCGGCCGCGGAAGAGGACGTGGTGTACGCGGGCACGGAGCCGGCCGCGCTGTACCGCTCCGAGGACCGCGGGGAGACCTTCGAGCTGGTCCGTCCGCTCTGGGAGCACCCCACCCGCTCGAAGTGGGTGCCGGGCGGCGGCGGTGAGGGCCTGCACACCGTGCTCACCGACCGGCGCGACCCGCAGGCCGTGACGGTCGCGGTCTCGACGGCCGGGGTGTTCCGCACCTCGGACGGCGGCGCGAGCTGGGCACCCTCCAACTCCGGTGTCTCCGCGGTGTTCCTGCCCGATCCGAACCCGGAGTTCGGGCAGTGCGTGCACAAGGTCGCACGGGACGCGGCGAACCCGGACCGGCTGTATCTGCAGAACCACTGGGGGGTGTACAGAAGCGACGACGCGGGCGCGCACTGGACCGACATCGGCGAGGGCCTGCCGTCCACGTTCGGCTTCGCGGCGGCCACGCATCCCCACCGCGGCGACACGGCGTACGTGTTCCCGATCAACGCGGACGCGGACCGGGTACCCGCCGACCACCGGTGCCGGGTCTTCCGCACGGCCGACGCGGGCAAGAGCTGGGAGCCGCTGACGGCGGGCCTGCCGCAGGAGGACCACTACGGGACGGTGCTGCGCGACGCGATGTGCACCGACGGCGCCGACCCGGCGGGCGTGTACTTCGGCAACCGCAACGGCGAGGTGTACGCCTCGGCCGACGACGGCGACAGCTGGCGGCAGTTGGCGTCCCATCTGCCGGACGTGCTGTGTGTGCGGGCGGCCGTGGTCGGATGA
- a CDS encoding Rv1733c family protein translates to MAFRGPKVWLWRWRRNPLRRRADAVEAWVVLGAWLVTVLAGVLAGLTATGAVEDGLARERVEWRQVAARLTEKAPGTTSGHSATSSGEKVWGKVRWTAPNGTTHTGQVRVRPGSSVGAAVTIWTDPQGHLVSRPATASQAQLRSSLIGALVGVSAAAVPFVGGRFLCGRLERRRMAQWDTEWARFGPLWGRKTS, encoded by the coding sequence ATGGCGTTCCGTGGTCCGAAGGTGTGGCTGTGGCGCTGGCGGCGCAACCCGCTGAGGCGTCGCGCCGACGCGGTGGAGGCATGGGTCGTGCTCGGTGCCTGGCTGGTCACCGTCCTGGCCGGCGTACTCGCCGGTCTCACGGCCACCGGGGCCGTCGAGGACGGGCTGGCCCGCGAGCGCGTCGAGTGGCGGCAGGTCGCGGCACGGCTCACGGAGAAAGCCCCGGGCACGACGTCCGGCCACTCCGCCACGTCGAGCGGCGAGAAGGTGTGGGGGAAGGTGCGCTGGACCGCGCCGAACGGCACCACGCACACGGGTCAGGTCCGGGTCCGCCCAGGCAGCAGCGTCGGCGCGGCGGTCACCATCTGGACCGATCCCCAGGGCCATCTGGTCTCCAGGCCCGCCACCGCCTCGCAGGCCCAGCTGCGGTCCTCGCTGATCGGCGCGCTGGTGGGCGTGAGCGCCGCCGCGGTTCCCTTCGTCGGCGGCCGGTTCCTGTGCGGCCGTCTGGAACGCCGCCGCATGGCCCAGTGGGACACGGAGTGGGCCCGCTTCGGCCCGCTGTGGGGCCGCAAGACGAGCTGA
- a CDS encoding MIP/aquaporin family protein yields MAEQTSRRELVGELSAEFLGTMILILFGCGVVAQVVAAGLGDHDSIAWAWGFGVTLGVYVAARLSGAHLNPAVTLALACFKGFSWKKVMPYVLAQTVGAFVAALLVRWNYSEVLAKVDPGHTIKTQFVFSTLPGNGVLPVSEWGALRDQVIGTAILVLLIFAITDVLNTPPGANMAPLIIGFLVVAIGMAWGSDAGYAINPARDFGPRLASFLTGYGTAWRDQYGNIYFWVPIVGPLIGGVVGAAIYKVFITPYLTGEEPQEPGRVPSPEGETK; encoded by the coding sequence ATGGCGGAGCAGACGTCCAGAAGAGAACTGGTCGGCGAACTGTCGGCGGAGTTCCTCGGCACCATGATCCTGATTCTCTTCGGCTGCGGTGTGGTGGCCCAGGTGGTGGCCGCCGGTCTCGGTGACCACGACAGCATCGCCTGGGCCTGGGGCTTCGGCGTCACGCTCGGCGTGTACGTCGCCGCCCGCCTCAGCGGTGCGCATCTCAACCCGGCCGTCACCCTGGCCCTGGCCTGCTTCAAGGGCTTCTCGTGGAAGAAGGTCATGCCGTACGTGCTGGCACAGACCGTGGGTGCCTTCGTGGCCGCGCTGTTGGTGCGCTGGAACTACTCCGAGGTCCTGGCCAAGGTCGACCCCGGCCACACCATCAAGACCCAGTTCGTCTTCTCCACACTCCCGGGCAACGGTGTCCTGCCGGTGAGCGAGTGGGGCGCCCTCCGCGACCAGGTGATCGGCACCGCGATCCTGGTGCTGCTCATCTTCGCGATCACCGACGTGCTCAACACCCCGCCCGGCGCCAACATGGCCCCGCTCATCATCGGCTTCCTGGTCGTGGCGATCGGCATGGCCTGGGGCAGCGACGCCGGATACGCCATCAACCCGGCCCGTGACTTCGGGCCGCGGCTGGCCAGCTTCCTCACCGGATACGGCACGGCATGGCGAGATCAGTACGGCAACATCTACTTCTGGGTGCCGATCGTCGGGCCCCTGATCGGCGGCGTGGTCGGTGCCGCCATCTACAAGGTGTTCATCACGCCGTATCTGACGGGCGAGGAGCCGCAGGAGCCCGGCCGGGTGCCGTCGCCGGAGGGCGAGACCAAGTAG